Genomic DNA from Fimbriimonas ginsengisoli Gsoil 348:
TCTACCGGCAAGGCCGCCGCTACACCCCCCGAGACCTCATCACTCGGGTAACCGGCCGCCCCATGGAAGCCGGCGATTGGCTAGAGTACGCCCAGGCAAAGTATCGGGCGATCTACTCCCTCTAGCCCGCGTCGCCGCCGAACCTCCGCACATTTCTTTGCGTCTTAGCGCCTTTGCGTGACACGATCCCCTTCCCGCTCCAATTAACATAGAGGCATCAAAACTGAGCCTCAGCTAGCCTTTCCCGATCTGCTTGGTCGGAATGCGGAGGATTTCTCCTGTGCTGCAAGAAGGGGTTATCATCGCCTTATGGCAAGCGTCGGCTACTCGGGGACGCCGTTGGCGCAGAAACTTGGGTTAAAGGCGGGTAGCCGGCTTATCACCCTCAATGCTCCCGCTGAGTTCTGGGCCTGGCTTGAACCGATCCCCGCGGGCGTCGAGGAAGGAGAACCCGCAGATGTTATCGTTCTCTTCGTCACCCGAGCGGAGGAAATCTTGCCGCTCGTGGAAGACGCCATCCTACGACTCGTCGAACGGGGAGGCCTCTGGCTGGCCTGGCCCAAGCGATCGTCAAAGATTCCCACGGATGTGACCGAGGACACCCTTCGCGACCTCATTCTTCCGCTTGGCTTGGTCGACAACAAAGTATGCGCGGTCAGCGAAGTCTGGTCCGGACTGAGATTCGTGCGACGTTTGCCCAAGGCAAACGCAAAGAGACCCGGAACGCCTTAGCGCACCGGGGCTCCCATTAACTCTACGCTTCGCCGCGCATCATGCCGAAGGTCGGCTCGAACGGGATCAGACCGAGGCGGGTGGCGGCTCGGAATGCCTGGACGCGGTTGTTCACCTGAAGCTTGTCGTAGATATTTGCCAGGTGAAAATCGACGGTTCGCTTCGACACGTACAGAGCGTCGGCCGCTTCCTTGCTGCTGCAACCTTGAGCGATGAGGCTAAGCACCTCGATCTCGCGCTTCGTCAGTCGCACCGGGCGGTGCGTCATCTCCGTACGTACAGTCACTAATGTCGGCATCGATCCACCCTTCCTCGTTCCTTTAGCGTTCGTTTCCTTGTCCACGATTTCTCGAGTAGCGAGTGACAACCCGGTCTTGTGAACCGAATCAAAGCGCCACCCCGTCGCATGCAGGTCTCCAGAGCGCCTCGGCCCCTATTCTCCGGGGTTTTTACCGGGTCTGACTCGTACTAAATCGTTTTTGCGAAACTGTTCGCATTGCTAGGGTAGAGAAGACACTATACGAGCCCCATCAACCAGGCAGCAAGCCATCGCTTCCCCACCCAGTCCGGTCGCCTTGTCGTAGGCAGAAAGAGTAGCGGCTCGAAACACCTCCAGGCTCTCGTCGTGAACCAGGGCGACGCACGCTCCCCCGAAACCGGCCCCGGTCATCCGAGCGCCGATGCATCCGGGCGCGGCGGCGGCCGCATCCGCCATCTCGTCGAGCTCGCGGCAGCTCACCTCGTAGTCGTCGCGAAGGCTCACATGGCTCGCCCGCATCAACTTCCCGGCTTTTTCGAGCTCTCCGGCGTCGAGCGCTTCCTTGAACTGGATGCACCGCTCGTTCTCCGTGATGACGTGGCGGGCGCGGCGATAAACGACGTCGCTCATCTTCGGCTTAGCCCCCTCTAAGTCCGCGACGTCTGCGTCGCGAAGTTTGGAAACTCCCAAAATCTGGCTCGCTTCCTCGCACTGCGACCTCCGTTCGTTGTACGCC
This window encodes:
- a CDS encoding DUF3052 family protein; amino-acid sequence: MASVGYSGTPLAQKLGLKAGSRLITLNAPAEFWAWLEPIPAGVEEGEPADVIVLFVTRAEEILPLVEDAILRLVERGGLWLAWPKRSSKIPTDVTEDTLRDLILPLGLVDNKVCAVSEVWSGLRFVRRLPKANAKRPGTP
- a CDS encoding helix-turn-helix domain-containing protein; this translates as MTHRPVRLTKREIEVLSLIAQGCSSKEAADALYVSKRTVDFHLANIYDKLQVNNRVQAFRAATRLGLIPFEPTFGMMRGEA